Proteins encoded together in one Microplitis mediator isolate UGA2020A chromosome 7, iyMicMedi2.1, whole genome shotgun sequence window:
- the LOC130671250 gene encoding 17-beta-hydroxysteroid dehydrogenase 13-like isoform X1, translating to MENQQINNKNMLLKVYSLMILMLDLITLLFGVIISIIVTFYRTLRPPAMKNINGEVAMVIGAGRGVGREIALQLCQLGVKVACVDKNDKMCRATVLQAARDSVIVRPYICDITDKEQVANTVELIRKDLGEVTMLLHCCGVPSSRSLIQKPPDIKEAIDVAVVSHFWLLESVLPGMQRLGKGHIVALSSLAGFSGAASRSARIPFSTAQFAIQGFTESLQAELRQSNSNIIITLIHIYPFIIDSEAANDIRLRIPSYFGTMPASETARKILDGVRRNYSEFSVPGYLLYLGHLLRILPKKASFMLRDLLDTGVDFG from the exons TTCGGagtaataatatcaataattgtaACATTTTACCGGACATTGAGACCACCGGCAATGAAAAACATCAATGGGGAAGTAGCCATg GTAATAGGAGCCGGCAGGGGCGTTGGACGCGAAATAGCGCTGCAATTATGTCAGCTGGGTGTCAAAGTCGCTTGtgttgataaaaatgataaaatgtgTAGAGCTACTGTCCTACAGGCCGCACGTGATTCCGTTATAGTCAGGCCTTATATTTGTGATATTACTGATAAGGAACAA gtAGCAAATACCGTAGAATTAATTCGCAAAGACTTAGGAGAAGTAACGATGCTGTTACATTGTTGCGGAGTCCCGAGTTCGCGATCGCTAATACAAAAACCACCAGATATAAAAGAGGCGATTGACGTCGCCGTAGTCAGCCACTTCTGG CTTTTGGAGTCAGTGCTCCCAGGAATGCAGCGTCTAGGCAAAGGACACATCGTCGCATTGTCTTCACTTGCCGGTTTCTCAGGAGCAGCGAGTCGCAGTGCCCGTATTCCTTTTTCCACTGCCCAGTTCGCCATCCAAGGGTTCACCGAGTCCCTTCAAGCCGAACTCAGACAATCAAACAGCAACATTATAATAACTCTCATACACATTTACCCGTTTATTATCGACAGTGAAGCCGCTAATGACATTCGTCTacg gATACCAAGTTATTTTGGTACAATGCCAGCATCTGAAacggcgcgaaaaattttagacgGCGTCAGAAGAAATTATTCGGAGTTTAGTGTACCTGGATATTTACTATACCTCGGACATTTACTCAg aaTCCTTCCGAAGAAAGCTTCGTTCATGTTACGAGATTTACTGGACACAGGAGTTGATtttggataa
- the LOC130671250 gene encoding epidermal retinol dehydrogenase 2-like isoform X2 — MLLKVYSLMILMLDLITLLFGVIISIIVTFYRTLRPPAMKNINGEVAMVIGAGRGVGREIALQLCQLGVKVACVDKNDKMCRATVLQAARDSVIVRPYICDITDKEQVANTVELIRKDLGEVTMLLHCCGVPSSRSLIQKPPDIKEAIDVAVVSHFWLLESVLPGMQRLGKGHIVALSSLAGFSGAASRSARIPFSTAQFAIQGFTESLQAELRQSNSNIIITLIHIYPFIIDSEAANDIRLRIPSYFGTMPASETARKILDGVRRNYSEFSVPGYLLYLGHLLRILPKKASFMLRDLLDTGVDFG; from the exons TTCGGagtaataatatcaataattgtaACATTTTACCGGACATTGAGACCACCGGCAATGAAAAACATCAATGGGGAAGTAGCCATg GTAATAGGAGCCGGCAGGGGCGTTGGACGCGAAATAGCGCTGCAATTATGTCAGCTGGGTGTCAAAGTCGCTTGtgttgataaaaatgataaaatgtgTAGAGCTACTGTCCTACAGGCCGCACGTGATTCCGTTATAGTCAGGCCTTATATTTGTGATATTACTGATAAGGAACAA gtAGCAAATACCGTAGAATTAATTCGCAAAGACTTAGGAGAAGTAACGATGCTGTTACATTGTTGCGGAGTCCCGAGTTCGCGATCGCTAATACAAAAACCACCAGATATAAAAGAGGCGATTGACGTCGCCGTAGTCAGCCACTTCTGG CTTTTGGAGTCAGTGCTCCCAGGAATGCAGCGTCTAGGCAAAGGACACATCGTCGCATTGTCTTCACTTGCCGGTTTCTCAGGAGCAGCGAGTCGCAGTGCCCGTATTCCTTTTTCCACTGCCCAGTTCGCCATCCAAGGGTTCACCGAGTCCCTTCAAGCCGAACTCAGACAATCAAACAGCAACATTATAATAACTCTCATACACATTTACCCGTTTATTATCGACAGTGAAGCCGCTAATGACATTCGTCTacg gATACCAAGTTATTTTGGTACAATGCCAGCATCTGAAacggcgcgaaaaattttagacgGCGTCAGAAGAAATTATTCGGAGTTTAGTGTACCTGGATATTTACTATACCTCGGACATTTACTCAg aaTCCTTCCGAAGAAAGCTTCGTTCATGTTACGAGATTTACTGGACACAGGAGTTGATtttggataa